GGCGCGCTGATCGACCGCATCCAAGAGGCTCGGGGCTGGGCGAACGGGCTGCTCGTCAACGCGGGCGGGCTCACCCACACCAGCGTGGCCCTGCGCGATGCGATCGCAGGGGTGTCGCTGCCGGCGATCGAGGTGCACCTCTCCAACGTGTTCGCGCGCGAGGAGTTCCGGCACCGCTCGCTGATCTCGGGCGTGTGCGTCGCCGTGGTCTCGGGCTTCGGGGCGACGAGCTATCGGCTCGGCCTCGACGGCCTGCTGGAGCGCCTCGCGACGTAGCCTCGAAGGCGCGCGGCGGGCGGGAACCCGGCGATCTTCGAGTCGTCCGCGGTGGCCGCAATCACGAAGCTGTGCGGCGGCGTCCCGCGGCGGATCAACGCGATCGCGGATCACGCCCTGTTCGCAGCGCATGTCGCGGGCCGCGTAAGCGCAACTGCGGCGGACGTCGCGAGTGCCGCAGCGGAGCTCGCGCTGGTCGACGAGGCCGACGTGGGCGCGGCGGCGCCGCGCGCAGCCGAGGAGCCCGCGCCGGCACGTCCGGCCGCGTACATGCACGCGCTGAAGCGCAGATCAGGCCCCGCGGTGCCGCTCGCAGCTGCGAGCCACGAGGAATCGGAGCCGGAGATCGAGCTCGGCGACGTCATCGCAGAGCCGACCGGGCGCCGCGCGGCGGCATCCGCAGCAGCCGCGAGCGATCTCTCGCCGATCGAGCTGCCGGGTGCGTGCGACATCGGCCGCGAGCCGCTTCCCGCCGACGACTCCGCGGAGCTCGAGGATCTGTTCGCCGACATCGTCGACGAATGAGCCCCGACTTGATTGCAGCTGCGAACGCGCGGCGTTAACCATCGCCTCACGCGCGAGTAGCTCAGCTGGTAGAGCATCGGCTTCCCAAGCCGAGTGTCGCGGGTTCGATTCCCGTCTCGCGCTCCAACTTTCCGAAGGGAAGTCGCACGGTTAGACCGCGCGCCTCTTCGGCCTCGAAGGCGGACTCGCCGCGAGGGTGCGCGGGGGGTGCGTTTTCGCGCGTCTGGGTGCGTGCGCCCGCGCCGAAGTCCGCGAAGGCGAGGTCCGCTTCGTCCACGGGGAGAGAGTGCGAGTAGGTGCGCAACGTCAGCTCGGGGTTCGCGTGCCCGAGTTGATCCGCGACCCAGCGAATCGAGCGCCCGGCCGCGAGCGCGAGCGAGGCGAACGTGTGCCGCGCCGC
This genomic window from Deltaproteobacteria bacterium contains:
- the aroQ gene encoding type II 3-dehydroquinate dehydratase, yielding MPNVLVLHGPNLNLLGTREPEIYGRTTLAEIDAGLVALGKERWAEVRCFQSNHEGALIDRIQEARGWANGLLVNAGGLTHTSVALRDAIAGVSLPAIEVHLSNVFAREEFRHRSLISGVCVAVVSGFGATSYRLGLDGLLERLAT